The following proteins are co-located in the Pseudomonas antarctica genome:
- a CDS encoding CinA family protein, with protein MKEITQLAAELGRRLQVLNAHVTTAESCTGGGIAEAITRIPGSSAWFEAGYVTYSNRQKTRQLGVPEALFRKVGAVSQEVVEAMVRGAQEKSLSRFAVAVSGVAGPDGGSPDKPVGTVWLAFGVGEDVSAELAHFPGNRDEVRRQTVKAALEGLLRRAAVEIENQG; from the coding sequence GTGAAGGAAATCACTCAACTGGCTGCTGAACTGGGTCGCCGTTTGCAGGTGCTCAATGCCCACGTCACCACGGCCGAGTCCTGCACTGGCGGCGGTATTGCGGAAGCGATCACGCGGATTCCGGGCAGTTCGGCCTGGTTCGAGGCCGGGTATGTCACGTACTCCAATCGACAGAAGACCCGGCAGTTGGGTGTGCCGGAAGCGTTGTTCCGCAAAGTCGGCGCCGTCAGCCAGGAAGTGGTGGAGGCGATGGTCAGGGGCGCGCAGGAAAAAAGCCTGTCGCGCTTCGCCGTGGCGGTCAGCGGTGTCGCGGGGCCGGACGGCGGTTCGCCGGACAAGCCAGTGGGCACCGTATGGCTGGCGTTTGGTGTTGGCGAGGACGTGAGCGCTGAGCTTGCGCACTTCCCCGGCAACCGTGACGAGGTTCGCCGACAAACGGTAAAGGCCGCCCTGGAGGGCTTGTTGCGACGAGCTGCAGTAGAAATCGAAAATCAGGGGTAG
- a CDS encoding phage major tail tube protein, with product MFTNRVRQAIAATLQGLPLSATVEEFDPPKIEFEMEPMSGGRFIAEEMAKSGKVLGATLVLQGAGPEIMLALGVRLGDDILLNVREAGQDQDGKTYFTYHTVGGKLKSLVEAKLKMGEKVTTTLELSCRTYNRLENGIPVIDIDVRTQKFVLNGVDILGDARRAVLMP from the coding sequence ATGTTTACCAACCGTGTAAGACAGGCCATTGCGGCCACCCTTCAAGGCCTGCCGTTGTCCGCGACGGTGGAAGAGTTCGATCCGCCGAAGATTGAATTCGAGATGGAGCCCATGTCCGGCGGGCGCTTTATTGCCGAAGAAATGGCCAAGAGCGGCAAGGTGCTCGGTGCCACGCTGGTACTGCAAGGCGCTGGCCCGGAAATCATGCTGGCCCTGGGCGTGCGCCTGGGCGACGACATCCTGCTGAACGTGCGCGAAGCCGGTCAGGACCAGGACGGCAAGACTTACTTCACCTACCACACGGTCGGCGGCAAGCTCAAATCTCTGGTCGAGGCGAAGCTGAAGATGGGCGAGAAGGTCACCACCACCCTGGAATTGTCCTGCCGCACTTACAACCGTCTGGAAAACGGCATTCCGGTGATCGACATCGACGTGCGCACCCAGAAATTTGTGCTCAACGGCGTCGATATTCTTGGCGATGCGCGCCGAGCGGTACTCATGCCTTAA
- a CDS encoding tail protein X, which yields MRRVRSIAGDSVNLLLYRELGRCDDAAEETLWRLNPGMAEYGPVLPAGVWVIVPELPARPAAVRPVLAWD from the coding sequence ATGCGTAGAGTGCGAAGTATTGCCGGTGATTCGGTCAACCTGTTGCTCTACCGCGAGTTGGGCCGTTGCGATGATGCAGCGGAAGAAACCCTTTGGCGCCTGAACCCTGGGATGGCCGAATACGGCCCGGTACTGCCGGCCGGCGTGTGGGTGATCGTGCCTGAACTGCCAGCGCGGCCGGCTGCTGTACGGCCCGTTCTGGCCTGGGATTAG
- a CDS encoding phage tail protein → MADFYTLLTNAGIAYETACKAAGVPIKLAQISVGDGNGAVYNPDATAKALKREVWRGTLNALFQDEKNPSWLLAEVTIPPEVGGWYVREAGLWTDTGVLYAIVKYPESFKPVLATSGSGKEFYIRSIFETSNASLVTLLIDDTVVKATRAWVTGYVADELAKLDAKQSVRVATTANISLSAAQTIDGVAVVAGDRVLVKNQTAAKDNGLYVVSNAAWVRAKDADSNAKVTSAMTVSVEQGATLGDTIWQLVTDGVIVLGATALVFQNITQGFTPLSAMGSMRGYVDYSQSAALTAMDIGFYIRGLTTGIVLALPDPLLHPAGARLIIQAAASAAYITVTTPNSQFGGSNSDVFGSPSIKLVAGVSSEFVNTGTGWLSFGGSGTALLAASGYIKHPNGLIEQWVTGGSDANGVMLVSLPIQFPTAVLGGIANEANPSGWGLSTVTVWAFDAPASTLSTAAARVRNVTQAGPSVAPGIMGRIRVWGK, encoded by the coding sequence ATGGCCGATTTTTATACCCTGCTAACCAATGCAGGGATTGCTTATGAAACTGCCTGCAAGGCTGCCGGCGTACCGATCAAACTCGCGCAGATTTCGGTCGGTGATGGCAATGGCGCGGTCTACAACCCCGACGCCACTGCAAAAGCGCTAAAGCGAGAAGTGTGGCGCGGGACGTTGAATGCGCTGTTTCAGGATGAGAAAAACCCGAGCTGGTTGCTGGCTGAGGTGACGATTCCACCCGAGGTTGGCGGCTGGTACGTACGCGAAGCCGGGCTTTGGACGGACACCGGGGTTCTGTACGCTATCGTTAAATACCCGGAGTCGTTCAAGCCGGTGTTGGCGACGTCCGGTTCGGGAAAAGAGTTTTATATCCGCTCGATTTTCGAGACCAGTAATGCGTCGCTGGTGACGTTGTTGATTGATGACACGGTGGTCAAGGCGACGCGGGCTTGGGTGACCGGTTATGTGGCGGATGAGTTGGCCAAGCTGGATGCGAAACAATCGGTGCGCGTGGCGACCACGGCAAATATCTCCCTGAGTGCGGCACAAACCATTGATGGTGTTGCCGTAGTTGCGGGTGATCGGGTTCTCGTCAAAAACCAGACTGCTGCGAAAGACAACGGGCTTTATGTTGTGTCAAATGCGGCGTGGGTTCGGGCTAAAGATGCTGACTCCAACGCTAAGGTGACATCGGCGATGACGGTGTCGGTTGAGCAGGGTGCGACGCTTGGCGATACGATTTGGCAGCTGGTCACGGATGGAGTGATTGTCCTGGGGGCCACGGCGCTGGTTTTTCAGAACATTACTCAAGGTTTCACACCTCTGTCCGCCATGGGCAGCATGCGCGGGTATGTGGACTACTCGCAGAGTGCTGCGCTAACAGCCATGGACATCGGATTTTACATCAGAGGGCTGACAACGGGCATCGTGCTAGCGCTGCCGGATCCGCTTCTTCACCCTGCAGGCGCTAGGTTGATTATCCAGGCAGCCGCGAGTGCCGCCTACATCACGGTGACTACGCCTAATTCACAGTTTGGTGGTTCCAACAGCGACGTATTCGGAAGCCCATCAATAAAGTTGGTGGCGGGTGTTTCGTCCGAGTTTGTTAACACGGGAACGGGCTGGTTGTCTTTCGGTGGCAGCGGTACGGCGCTTTTGGCTGCTTCCGGTTACATAAAACATCCCAATGGTCTGATCGAGCAGTGGGTCACCGGAGGCTCTGATGCTAATGGGGTCATGCTTGTGTCACTGCCGATTCAGTTTCCGACGGCGGTTCTCGGTGGTATCGCCAACGAGGCAAATCCAAGCGGCTGGGGACTCAGCACGGTGACTGTTTGGGCGTTTGATGCACCTGCAAGCACTTTGTCGACTGCTGCTGCTCGTGTAAGAAACGTGACGCAGGCCGGCCCTTCAGTCGCGCCTGGAATCATGGGGCGCATTCGGGTTTGGGGGAAGTGA
- a CDS encoding phage tail protein, giving the protein MRQQMVLGDFVFGLSRGFAYSSLIRTSDGGWSDLAIIASKSQSRQSGQKLEKLTFSGMAMYAIGMQRLDELRALQNARAPLPLVDGIGRNWGLWRINSVTETQSYVIDDGTAMLMAWTMELEEFVNA; this is encoded by the coding sequence ATGCGACAACAGATGGTACTCGGCGACTTTGTTTTTGGCTTATCCCGAGGCTTTGCCTATTCGTCGCTGATACGTACCAGCGACGGCGGCTGGAGTGACCTGGCGATTATTGCCAGCAAGTCCCAGTCACGCCAGAGCGGCCAGAAGCTGGAAAAACTCACGTTCAGCGGCATGGCCATGTACGCCATCGGTATGCAGCGGCTGGACGAATTACGTGCGCTGCAAAATGCGCGGGCGCCATTGCCCCTGGTCGATGGCATTGGCCGTAACTGGGGCCTTTGGCGGATAAACTCGGTGACGGAAACCCAGAGCTATGTGATCGACGACGGCACCGCCATGCTCATGGCCTGGACCATGGAATTAGAGGAATTCGTCAATGCGTAG
- a CDS encoding phage tail protein I, which translates to MSEPKVSLLPANSSPLEKALDQGFGQLLERITLPFPELMDPTQTPAEFLPYLAADRGVNEWSATAVEAEKRATVKLAWPTARQAGTRKALENAAKGLQLIPEVRAWYEQSPQGKPYSFAIRAFSELPYSEEIDARLDRRLAEAKSERDVFTVTVGLSAFGSHSIGVATVCGELTTIYPIVIAGLEVSGMAFMAAGHYTVETATIYPQGS; encoded by the coding sequence ATGAGTGAGCCTAAAGTGAGTTTGTTGCCGGCCAATAGTTCGCCGCTGGAAAAGGCGTTGGATCAAGGCTTCGGCCAATTACTTGAGCGAATCACCCTGCCTTTTCCCGAGTTGATGGACCCGACGCAAACACCTGCCGAGTTTTTGCCGTATCTGGCGGCTGACCGAGGCGTGAACGAGTGGAGCGCTACCGCCGTCGAGGCTGAAAAGCGCGCGACCGTAAAACTTGCTTGGCCAACAGCTCGGCAGGCGGGCACGCGTAAAGCGCTTGAGAACGCGGCCAAAGGTCTGCAACTGATCCCCGAAGTGCGGGCCTGGTACGAACAGTCACCGCAGGGCAAACCATACAGCTTTGCGATCAGGGCTTTCTCCGAGCTGCCTTACAGCGAAGAAATCGATGCACGACTGGACCGGCGCCTGGCGGAAGCCAAAAGCGAGCGCGATGTTTTCACTGTCACGGTGGGTTTGAGCGCCTTTGGCAGCCATTCCATTGGTGTTGCGACTGTCTGCGGTGAGCTGACCACTATTTATCCCATTGTTATCGCGGGACTCGAAGTGTCTGGCATGGCCTTTATGGCTGCCGGGCATTACACCGTCGAAACCGCCACTATTTATCCACAGGGGTCCTAA
- a CDS encoding contractile injection system protein, VgrG/Pvc8 family — protein MAQGFTPIVEFYGANAALLNQRLMHWSHTDAAGIKADRLELTLNIEGLEGLPTLSGKIGLRAGYLESGLVEKGEFVVTQRTPVLFPMRLMIVATAAPFSVVDATGYRQRRSASYGPTTLGALFRQLVSPHGFSPRVAPALEGIAIPHIDQSNESDMAFISRLARIYSAVTKPFNELYVLAEAGRVNSLSGQLLPEVKLSVTEDNRPGEQSFITAKLDETSRAKYEGCRASWWDASAGKQRVVQVGNAPFKTLRQRYQNAAEARAVAEGELRRVGREDLKLLIDCPGNPLLAAEGLLLLDETWPPYMRGRWSIKQVVHVGDPVTGYRSSITACGLSI, from the coding sequence ATGGCACAGGGATTCACACCGATCGTGGAGTTTTATGGCGCCAATGCGGCGCTGCTTAATCAACGGCTGATGCACTGGAGCCACACTGACGCTGCCGGCATTAAGGCGGATCGGCTGGAACTGACGCTTAATATTGAAGGCCTTGAAGGTTTGCCCACCCTGAGTGGCAAGATCGGCTTGCGTGCCGGTTATCTGGAGTCGGGGTTGGTGGAAAAAGGCGAGTTTGTCGTCACCCAACGTACCCCGGTGCTGTTTCCCATGCGCTTGATGATCGTGGCCACAGCCGCGCCCTTCAGTGTGGTGGATGCAACGGGTTATCGGCAGCGTCGATCCGCCAGTTACGGTCCGACAACGCTGGGCGCGCTGTTTCGCCAGCTGGTCAGTCCTCACGGCTTTTCACCACGTGTGGCACCCGCGCTGGAGGGTATTGCGATTCCGCACATCGACCAGTCCAACGAGAGTGATATGGCGTTCATTTCGCGCCTTGCCAGAATCTACTCTGCGGTCACCAAACCGTTTAACGAGCTCTATGTGTTGGCCGAAGCCGGCCGAGTCAATTCGCTCTCCGGTCAGCTACTGCCGGAGGTGAAGCTGTCCGTGACGGAGGACAACCGCCCCGGTGAACAGAGCTTCATTACTGCCAAGCTCGACGAAACGTCCCGCGCGAAATACGAGGGCTGCCGCGCCAGTTGGTGGGATGCCTCCGCTGGCAAGCAGCGTGTGGTCCAGGTGGGCAATGCGCCGTTCAAAACCTTGCGTCAGCGCTACCAGAACGCAGCCGAAGCCCGCGCCGTGGCCGAAGGCGAACTGCGCCGTGTGGGGCGTGAAGACTTGAAATTGTTGATCGATTGTCCCGGCAATCCGTTGTTGGCGGCTGAAGGGTTGTTGCTGCTGGATGAGACGTGGCCGCCATACATGCGGGGGCGATGGTCGATCAAACAGGTGGTGCATGTCGGCGACCCCGTGACGGGGTATCGCAGTTCGATTACGGCGTGTGGGTTATCGATATAG
- the recX gene encoding recombination regulator RecX has product MTVVLDTLVAVRRIAMDLLARREHGRVELTRKLRQRGAEPEMIESALDRLTEEGLLSEARYLESFVSYRARSGYGPARIREELSQRGLQRADIDLALRECGISWQSQLEDTWRRKFSGHLPIDARERAKQGRFLSYRGFSMEMISRLLSGRDMDD; this is encoded by the coding sequence ATGACTGTTGTACTCGATACACTCGTCGCCGTTCGGCGCATTGCGATGGACCTGCTCGCTCGCCGCGAGCATGGTCGAGTCGAGCTGACGCGTAAACTGCGTCAGCGAGGCGCAGAGCCCGAGATGATCGAAAGCGCCCTCGACCGCTTGACGGAAGAGGGGCTGCTGTCGGAAGCCCGTTACCTTGAAAGCTTTGTCTCCTACCGCGCGCGCTCCGGCTACGGCCCAGCGCGAATTCGTGAAGAGTTGAGCCAGCGTGGCCTGCAACGTGCCGATATCGACCTCGCCCTGCGTGAGTGCGGTATCAGTTGGCAGTCGCAATTGGAAGATACCTGGCGCCGCAAGTTTTCAGGGCATCTACCGATTGATGCCAGGGAGCGTGCGAAGCAAGGGCGCTTCCTGAGCTATCGCGGGTTTTCGATGGAGATGATCAGCCGCTTACTGAGCGGCCGCGACATGGATGACTAA
- a CDS encoding phage baseplate assembly protein V has product MFDALLRMQLGPIIERLAEMEAQLEDLYRRAESFCRIGTCQEVDPGSNTCKVSHGDLLTPAIRFFNPSAGAQTETRIPSVGEQCLLLNYGGGEGGAQSVALFGLNSSLFPPVSSVASLTRRRHQDGTQSDYDDASHTFNWVNGPTTFSGTREQVDVNVGAASLTMSAQGIALQIGGTRLVLDAGGAHFSGPVVDHQGRVISPR; this is encoded by the coding sequence ATGTTTGACGCGCTGTTACGCATGCAACTGGGGCCGATCATCGAACGCTTGGCAGAGATGGAAGCCCAACTCGAAGACCTGTATCGACGCGCCGAGAGTTTTTGTCGGATCGGCACCTGTCAGGAGGTCGACCCCGGGAGCAATACCTGCAAGGTCAGCCACGGCGACTTGCTCACGCCGGCCATCCGCTTTTTCAACCCCAGCGCGGGAGCGCAGACCGAAACCCGCATCCCGTCCGTGGGTGAACAATGCTTGTTGCTGAACTACGGCGGCGGGGAAGGTGGTGCGCAGTCCGTAGCCTTGTTCGGGCTCAACAGTAGTCTTTTTCCGCCGGTCTCCAGCGTTGCATCGCTGACCCGACGGCGCCATCAGGATGGCACCCAAAGCGACTACGACGACGCCAGCCACACCTTCAACTGGGTCAACGGTCCCACCACATTCAGCGGCACCCGCGAACAGGTCGACGTCAACGTCGGCGCCGCCAGCCTGACCATGAGCGCCCAGGGCATCGCCCTGCAAATCGGCGGCACCCGCCTGGTGCTGGACGCCGGCGGCGCGCATTTCAGTGGCCCGGTGGTGGATCACCAGGGACGCGTCATCAGCCCTCGATAA
- the recA gene encoding recombinase RecA has translation MDDNKKKALAAALGQIERQFGKGAVMRMGDHDRQAIPAISTGSLGLDIALGIGGLPKGRIVEIYGPESSGKTTLTLSVIAQAQKMGATCAFVDAEHALDPEYAGKLGVNVDDLLVSQPDTGEQALEITDMLVRSNAIDVIVVDSVAALVPKAEIEGEMGDMHVGLQARLMSQALRKITGNIKNANCLVIFINQIRMKIGVMFGSPETTTGGNALKFYASVRLDIRRTGAVKEGDEVVGSETRVKVVKNKVAPPFRQAEFQILYGKGIYLNGEMIDLGVLHGFVEKSGAWYAYNGSKIGQGKANSAKFLADNPDIAATLEKQIRDKLLTPAPDVKAAANREPVEEVEEADTDI, from the coding sequence ATGGACGACAACAAGAAGAAAGCCTTGGCTGCGGCCCTGGGTCAGATCGAACGTCAATTCGGCAAGGGTGCCGTAATGCGTATGGGCGATCACGACCGTCAGGCGATCCCGGCTATTTCCACTGGCTCTCTGGGTCTGGACATCGCGCTCGGCATTGGCGGCCTGCCAAAAGGCCGTATCGTTGAAATCTACGGTCCTGAATCTTCCGGTAAAACCACCCTGACCCTGTCGGTGATTGCCCAGGCTCAAAAAATGGGCGCCACCTGCGCGTTCGTCGATGCCGAGCACGCCCTCGACCCTGAGTACGCCGGCAAGCTGGGCGTCAACGTTGACGACCTGCTGGTTTCCCAGCCGGACACCGGTGAACAAGCCCTGGAAATCACCGACATGCTGGTGCGCTCCAACGCCATCGACGTGATCGTGGTCGACTCCGTGGCAGCCCTGGTGCCGAAAGCTGAAATCGAAGGCGAAATGGGCGACATGCACGTGGGCCTGCAAGCCCGCCTGATGTCCCAGGCGCTGCGTAAAATCACCGGTAACATCAAGAACGCCAACTGCCTGGTGATCTTCATCAACCAGATCCGTATGAAGATCGGCGTGATGTTCGGCAGCCCGGAAACCACCACCGGTGGTAACGCGTTGAAGTTCTACGCTTCGGTCCGTCTGGATATCCGCCGTACTGGCGCGGTGAAGGAAGGCGACGAGGTAGTGGGTAGCGAAACCCGCGTTAAAGTGGTGAAGAACAAGGTGGCCCCGCCATTCCGTCAGGCTGAGTTCCAGATTCTCTACGGTAAGGGTATCTACCTGAACGGCGAGATGATCGACCTGGGTGTGCTGCACGGTTTCGTCGAGAAGTCCGGTGCCTGGTATGCCTATAACGGCAGCAAGATCGGTCAGGGCAAGGCCAACTCGGCCAAGTTCCTGGCGGACAACCCGGATATCGCTGCCACGCTTGAGAAGCAGATTCGCGACAAGCTGCTGACCCCAGCACCCGACGTGAAAGCTGCTGCCAACCGCGAGCCGGTTGAAGAAGTAGAAGAAGCCGACACTGACATCTGA
- a CDS encoding phage tail assembly protein, translated as MAWMPPLHSLLSPITADTGATIQQVQLKPLFYAAQKAALARAGDDEDDQFFELAKLATGLSEKELDQLKRPDYVSIAQYVHEMSTRPASFFLDEREEATHDQSVQLLLPLDAAGRSLTELPLEMPALRATKVMKKLATNKERAEFITAHCTGLMIPDLAGLTVPDWTELQERIDDFLNQPADFFRSATSK; from the coding sequence ATGGCCTGGATGCCACCGCTGCACAGTCTGCTGTCTCCGATCACCGCCGATACCGGCGCGACGATCCAGCAGGTTCAGCTCAAACCGCTGTTCTACGCCGCGCAAAAAGCCGCGCTGGCCCGGGCCGGTGATGACGAGGACGACCAGTTTTTTGAACTGGCGAAACTTGCCACCGGCCTGTCGGAAAAAGAGCTCGACCAGCTCAAGCGCCCGGACTACGTGAGCATCGCTCAGTACGTGCATGAAATGTCGACGCGCCCAGCATCGTTCTTCCTGGATGAGCGCGAAGAAGCGACCCATGACCAATCGGTCCAACTGCTGTTGCCCCTCGACGCGGCTGGTCGCAGCCTGACCGAACTGCCCCTTGAAATGCCCGCCCTGCGCGCTACCAAAGTGATGAAAAAACTCGCCACCAACAAAGAGCGCGCCGAGTTCATCACCGCTCACTGCACCGGTTTGATGATCCCCGATCTCGCCGGCCTGACCGTACCCGACTGGACGGAACTGCAGGAGCGCATTGACGATTTTTTAAATCAACCGGCGGACTTCTTTCGCAGCGCGACATCGAAGTAA
- a CDS encoding glycoside hydrolase family 19 protein codes for MVITLPQLLDVMPGARLRAGFFLTPLNAAFVRYEINNAKRIAAFLAQVGHESGQLRYVRELGSDQYLGKYDTGALAERLGNTPQADGDGQKYRGRGLIQITGRRNYLACSQALFGDDRLLREPELLEQPQWACESAAWFWQRNGLNELADKDRFTTITRRINGGLNGLEDRLQLWARAKAALCVSWRVVV; via the coding sequence ATGGTGATAACACTCCCCCAACTGCTTGACGTGATGCCGGGTGCCCGCCTTAGAGCGGGCTTTTTTTTGACGCCTTTAAATGCGGCGTTCGTTCGCTACGAGATAAACAATGCGAAGCGCATCGCCGCCTTCCTCGCCCAGGTCGGCCACGAATCCGGCCAACTGCGCTACGTGCGTGAACTGGGCAGCGACCAGTACCTGGGCAAATATGACACCGGTGCCTTGGCCGAGCGCCTGGGCAACACGCCTCAAGCAGATGGCGACGGCCAGAAGTACCGGGGCAGGGGGCTGATCCAGATTACCGGGCGTCGTAACTACCTGGCCTGCAGCCAGGCGCTGTTTGGTGATGATCGCTTGCTGCGCGAGCCCGAGTTGCTGGAGCAACCGCAGTGGGCGTGTGAGTCGGCTGCGTGGTTCTGGCAGCGCAACGGTTTGAATGAACTCGCCGACAAGGACCGGTTCACCACTATCACCCGACGCATAAACGGCGGGCTCAACGGACTGGAGGACCGTTTGCAATTGTGGGCGCGGGCGAAAGCGGCGTTATGTGTTTCCTGGCGGGTTGTCGTCTGA
- a CDS encoding baseplate J/gp47 family protein → MSMLIPGQNQLAEPAIIAVDEFEPLLAEFKAFVVDYVAARAPQSAAKLKVSLDNESELLTLALEAFCVRLQTHERKYNARIKQMLAWWATGSNLDARLADMGLERQVLDPGDPAAFPPVPPTLESDDDARLRYYLAPHAPAAGSRMQYRREVFTLGERPSVKVQSATPGVVTVSYTFDPDGYAAQIKDGNGRRTAPGEVMVTVLSREADGTPSADLLDGVRRHFARPDVRPETDLVSVQGAQILPYKIRVVAKINAGPDSGLTQVAAQKLLQDYAQSCHRLEGRVDPSWIDYAIHSAGAAQLQILEPLAPIICTAFQAPYCTGVEVEVHTL, encoded by the coding sequence ATGAGCATGCTGATCCCCGGCCAGAACCAACTGGCGGAACCGGCCATCATCGCGGTGGATGAGTTCGAGCCGTTGCTGGCCGAATTCAAGGCGTTTGTCGTTGATTACGTCGCCGCCCGAGCACCGCAAAGCGCGGCCAAACTCAAGGTCAGCCTCGACAACGAGAGCGAGTTGCTGACCCTGGCCCTGGAAGCCTTTTGCGTAAGGCTGCAAACCCACGAGCGCAAATACAATGCACGCATCAAGCAGATGCTGGCGTGGTGGGCCACCGGCAGCAACCTGGATGCACGCTTGGCCGACATGGGCCTGGAACGCCAAGTGCTCGACCCCGGCGACCCGGCGGCTTTCCCGCCTGTGCCGCCAACATTGGAAAGCGACGACGACGCTCGCCTGCGTTATTACCTGGCGCCGCATGCGCCGGCGGCGGGCTCGCGCATGCAGTACCGCCGTGAGGTGTTCACGCTGGGCGAGCGGCCGTCGGTGAAAGTGCAGAGCGCGACGCCGGGCGTGGTGACCGTCAGCTACACCTTTGATCCGGACGGTTATGCGGCACAGATCAAGGATGGCAACGGCCGACGCACTGCCCCCGGCGAAGTCATGGTCACTGTGCTTTCGCGGGAAGCCGACGGAACACCATCCGCCGATTTGCTGGACGGCGTGCGTCGCCATTTCGCACGGCCGGATGTACGACCGGAGACCGACCTGGTCAGCGTACAAGGCGCGCAAATTTTGCCTTACAAAATCCGCGTGGTCGCAAAGATCAACGCCGGCCCGGATTCGGGGCTGACGCAAGTCGCCGCGCAGAAACTGCTGCAGGACTACGCACAGTCCTGTCATCGCCTGGAAGGGCGGGTGGACCCGAGCTGGATTGACTATGCGATTCACAGTGCGGGGGCTGCGCAACTGCAAATCCTCGAACCCCTGGCGCCGATCATCTGCACCGCATTTCAGGCGCCGTATTGCACGGGGGTTGAAGTGGAGGTGCATACGCTATGA
- a CDS encoding tail fiber assembly protein: MNIYFYEKTLGFDVLAERGSEVPEGAVEISVNAYAELFEGQSKQKRIAADSAGYPILVDQLAASIEVQEINERAWRDTQLKETDGVIARHRDELEAGLKSTLSTEQYNELQTYRRLLRSWPESEHFPLFDHRPFGPIWFLTQSQ, from the coding sequence ATGAATATCTATTTTTATGAAAAGACACTCGGCTTTGATGTGCTGGCCGAGCGAGGTTCTGAGGTGCCTGAGGGCGCCGTTGAAATCTCAGTCAATGCTTACGCTGAGCTTTTTGAAGGGCAGTCCAAGCAAAAACGAATTGCCGCGGATAGCGCTGGGTATCCCATTCTTGTTGATCAACTCGCGGCCTCTATCGAGGTCCAGGAAATCAATGAGCGTGCCTGGCGTGATACACAGCTTAAAGAAACCGATGGCGTGATAGCACGGCATCGCGATGAGTTGGAGGCCGGTTTGAAAAGCACCTTGTCGACCGAGCAATATAACGAACTCCAGACGTACCGACGTCTGCTGCGCTCCTGGCCGGAAAGTGAGCACTTTCCATTGTTTGACCACCGTCCGTTCGGCCCCATTTGGTTTTTAACTCAGAGCCAATAA